A window from Pseudomonas campi encodes these proteins:
- a CDS encoding LysR family transcriptional regulator, whose product MRFTLRQLQVFVAVAKHESVSRAGQSLALSQSAASTSLSELERQSDCQLFDRAGKRLILNALGQQLLPQAVALLDQAREIEQLLNGKSGFGSLEVGATLTVGNYLATLLIGSFMQRHPECRVKLQVHNTAHVVQQVAHYELDLGLIEGDCQHPDIEVQPWVEDELVVFCAPQHPFARSGQASLEELTREAWVLREQGSGTRLTFDQAMRHHPTPLNIRLELEHTEAIKRAVESGLGISCISRLALRDAFRRGSLVAVETPQLDLTRQFYFIWHKQKYQTAAMREFLELCRELTAGISRSDEIILPSIA is encoded by the coding sequence ATGCGATTTACGTTGCGTCAGCTGCAAGTGTTCGTCGCCGTCGCCAAACACGAGAGCGTCTCCCGCGCCGGGCAATCCCTGGCCCTGTCGCAATCGGCGGCGAGTACCTCGCTGAGCGAACTGGAGCGGCAATCCGACTGCCAGTTGTTCGACCGGGCAGGCAAGCGACTGATCCTCAACGCCCTTGGTCAGCAGTTGTTGCCGCAGGCAGTGGCCCTGCTCGACCAGGCTCGCGAGATCGAGCAATTGCTCAACGGCAAGAGCGGTTTCGGCTCCCTTGAAGTGGGCGCCACGCTGACCGTGGGCAACTACCTGGCCACCCTGCTGATCGGCAGCTTCATGCAGCGCCATCCGGAATGCCGGGTGAAGCTGCAAGTGCACAACACGGCCCATGTCGTGCAACAGGTCGCACACTATGAGCTGGATCTGGGGTTGATCGAGGGTGACTGCCAGCACCCGGATATCGAGGTGCAACCCTGGGTGGAAGACGAGCTGGTGGTGTTCTGCGCCCCGCAACATCCCTTCGCCCGCAGTGGCCAGGCCAGCCTGGAAGAACTGACGCGCGAGGCTTGGGTGTTGCGCGAACAGGGTTCGGGCACACGCCTGACCTTCGACCAGGCCATGCGTCACCACCCCACGCCGCTGAATATTCGCCTGGAGCTGGAGCATACCGAGGCGATCAAGCGCGCCGTGGAATCAGGCCTGGGCATCAGCTGCATCTCGCGCCTGGCCCTGCGCGATGCCTTCCGCCGTGGCAGCCTGGTGGCCGTGGAAACCCCGCAGCTGGATCTGACCCGGCAGTTCTACTTCATCTGGCACAAGCAGAAGTACCAGACCGCCGCCATGCGCGAATTTCTCGAGCTGTGTCGCGAGCTCACAGCCGGAATCAGCCGCAGCGATGAGATCATCTTGCCGTCGATTGCCTAA
- the fpr gene encoding ferredoxin-NADP reductase, producing the protein MSNLNVERVVSVHHWNDTLFSFKCTRDPGLRFENGQFVMIGLQQPTGRPLMRAYSIASPNWEEHLEFFSIKVPDGPLTSQLQHLKEGDEIIISKKPTGTLVLDDLNPGKHLYLLSTGTGLAPFMSVIQDPETYERFEKVILVHGVRYVNEVAYKEFITQHLPKNEFFGDALKDKLIYYPTVTREPFENQGRLTDLMRSGKLFADIGLPPINPQDDRAMICGSPSMLDETSEVLDSFGLKISARMREPGDYLIERAFVEK; encoded by the coding sequence ATGAGCAACCTGAACGTCGAGCGCGTAGTCAGTGTGCACCACTGGAACGACACCCTGTTCAGCTTCAAATGTACCCGTGATCCGGGCCTGCGCTTCGAAAACGGTCAGTTCGTCATGATCGGCCTGCAGCAGCCCACTGGCCGCCCGCTGATGCGTGCCTACTCCATCGCCAGCCCGAACTGGGAAGAGCACCTGGAGTTCTTCAGCATCAAGGTGCCGGACGGCCCGCTGACCTCGCAGTTGCAGCACCTCAAGGAAGGCGACGAGATCATCATCAGCAAGAAGCCCACCGGCACGCTGGTACTCGACGACCTCAACCCCGGCAAACACCTCTACCTGCTCAGCACCGGCACCGGTCTGGCGCCGTTCATGAGCGTGATCCAGGACCCGGAAACCTACGAGCGTTTCGAAAAGGTCATCCTGGTCCACGGCGTGCGTTACGTGAACGAAGTGGCCTACAAGGAATTCATCACCCAGCACCTGCCGAAGAACGAGTTCTTCGGTGATGCCCTGAAAGACAAGCTGATCTACTACCCGACCGTGACCCGCGAGCCGTTCGAGAACCAGGGTCGCCTGACCGACCTGATGCGCAGCGGCAAACTGTTCGCCGACATCGGCCTGCCGCCGATCAACCCGCAGGACGACCGCGCCATGATCTGCGGCAGCCCGAGCATGCTCGACGAGACCAGCGAAGTGCTCGACAGCTTCGGCCTGAAAATCTCCGCACGCATGCGCGAGCCGGGCGACTACCTGATCGAACGCGCCTTCGTCGAGAAGTAA
- the tsaA gene encoding tRNA (N6-threonylcarbamoyladenosine(37)-N6)-methyltransferase TrmO translates to MPYSVSPVGFVRSCFKEKFAIPRQPQLAPAARGVLELVAPFDRAEAIAGLEQVSHVWLLFLFHQTLEDKPRLKVRPPRLGGNASIGVFASRATHRPNGIGQSVVRLDKVEPGRLWLSGIDLLDGTPVLDIKPYVPYADCLTQAQNALAEAAPEAIAVEWAGAALQQAQQHALRLGEPLVELIEQCLAQDPRPAYQVPEPERRYGVQFWDVQVRWHYPQAGLIRVLEVVTA, encoded by the coding sequence ATGCCCTACTCCGTCTCACCCGTTGGTTTCGTGCGCTCCTGTTTCAAGGAAAAGTTCGCCATTCCCCGCCAGCCGCAATTGGCTCCGGCAGCTCGGGGCGTGCTGGAGTTGGTGGCGCCGTTTGATCGGGCCGAGGCTATTGCTGGGCTGGAGCAGGTCAGCCATGTCTGGCTGCTGTTTCTCTTCCACCAAACCCTGGAAGACAAGCCGCGGCTCAAGGTTCGTCCGCCCCGGCTGGGCGGCAATGCGTCTATCGGGGTGTTTGCCAGCCGTGCGACGCACCGTCCCAACGGCATTGGGCAGTCGGTGGTGCGACTGGACAAGGTCGAACCGGGGCGCTTGTGGCTATCCGGCATCGACTTGCTCGATGGCACGCCGGTGCTGGATATCAAGCCTTATGTGCCTTACGCCGATTGCCTGACCCAGGCGCAGAATGCGCTGGCCGAGGCGGCGCCAGAGGCGATCGCGGTGGAGTGGGCAGGCGCTGCCCTGCAACAGGCGCAGCAGCACGCACTGCGCCTGGGCGAGCCCTTGGTCGAGCTGATTGAACAGTGTCTGGCGCAGGACCCACGTCCGGCTTATCAGGTGCCGGAGCCAGAGCGCCGCTACGGCGTGCAGTTCTGGGATGTGCAGGTGCGCTGGCATTACCCGCAAGCGGGGCTGATTCGGGTGCTGGAAGTGGTGACGGCCTGA
- a CDS encoding DUF2986 domain-containing protein, with the protein MNRRKKIKQLLAANAKKASAKLAPKKKPTYISKADRLKLATESNQGSTDTPEI; encoded by the coding sequence ATGAACCGTCGTAAAAAAATCAAACAGCTCTTGGCAGCTAACGCCAAAAAAGCCAGCGCCAAATTGGCGCCAAAGAAAAAACCCACGTACATCAGCAAAGCTGATCGCTTAAAATTAGCCACTGAATCCAACCAAGGCTCCACTGACACTCCGGAGATCTGA
- a CDS encoding DUF6713 family protein: MERSFFLTMCLLILHQIDAAFWREWEMFYLPGGVQGYLLFNSLIIPVVLLGYKHVIQSSSKAIIFATVCATLGVLTFLIHSGFALAGLEQFHLPLSRAIIALCLLSSLWQFIEVRKFYLRHAVA, translated from the coding sequence ATGGAAAGAAGCTTTTTCTTAACAATGTGCCTGTTAATTTTGCACCAAATTGATGCCGCGTTTTGGCGAGAGTGGGAGATGTTCTATCTGCCGGGTGGCGTTCAAGGGTATCTGCTTTTTAATAGCCTGATAATTCCAGTCGTACTATTGGGTTATAAACACGTAATCCAATCAAGCAGTAAAGCTATTATTTTCGCTACCGTCTGCGCGACTCTTGGCGTGCTCACATTTTTAATTCACTCGGGGTTTGCCTTGGCAGGTCTTGAGCAGTTTCATTTACCCTTATCCAGGGCCATCATTGCACTTTGCCTGCTAAGCTCACTTTGGCAATTTATCGAGGTGAGGAAATTTTATTTGCGTCATGCTGTAGCCTAA
- a CDS encoding type II toxin-antitoxin system RelE/ParE family toxin — protein sequence MKLVYSEESVADLVRLREFIAEKDPLAAARVATELIARIENLRLFPTMGRAVELAPDPKAIRDAIFGKYVIRYATHTETVVILRIWHHYEDRMQST from the coding sequence ATGAAGCTGGTCTACTCAGAAGAGTCCGTGGCAGATTTGGTTCGTCTCCGGGAATTCATTGCTGAGAAAGATCCCCTTGCCGCCGCACGTGTAGCAACAGAACTCATTGCGCGCATCGAAAATCTTCGCCTATTTCCAACAATGGGCCGCGCAGTCGAATTAGCCCCAGACCCAAAAGCTATTCGCGACGCAATTTTCGGGAAATACGTAATTCGGTATGCAACTCATACCGAAACTGTCGTGATTCTTCGTATATGGCACCACTATGAAGACCGCATGCAAAGCACCTAA
- a CDS encoding CopG family ribbon-helix-helix protein has translation MSVTTVRLQPELEENLGAMAEKLHRSKSWLINQALREFFERQTLEQNRWQETLQAMESVAQGKVVSDEAVNTWLQSWGSSNELPPPKAGQ, from the coding sequence ATGAGCGTCACAACCGTCCGGCTACAACCTGAGCTAGAAGAAAACCTTGGAGCCATGGCCGAAAAGCTTCATAGGAGCAAAAGCTGGCTTATTAATCAGGCACTTAGAGAATTTTTTGAGCGCCAGACATTAGAGCAGAACCGCTGGCAGGAAACGCTACAAGCTATGGAGTCCGTAGCACAGGGCAAGGTCGTGTCCGACGAGGCCGTAAACACTTGGCTCCAAAGCTGGGGCAGCTCCAATGAACTGCCACCACCGAAGGCGGGCCAATGA
- a CDS encoding ATP-grasp domain-containing protein encodes MRLLYPSDPLDSKLPDESYKEEFDAALAAGISTSLFSFEDFESGILKIRPEAQQGEIVLYRGWMLTPELYERLSSALHSKGVLAFTSPVQYKLCHHLPEWYPHLTDLTSETIVLKSDANFEEELAHLKWPGYFIKDYVKSLNTAGGSLVDTPNQIGAVVQLMQKYRGQIEGGVCVRKRENYIEGTERRYFVLNGKPYAAAGNVPEIVNVCARIVRSPFFSVDVVLRSDNVIRVVELGDGQVSDRKEWEAERFAQMLRAAG; translated from the coding sequence ATGCGTTTACTCTATCCAAGCGACCCTCTTGACTCCAAGCTCCCAGATGAGAGTTACAAGGAAGAATTCGATGCTGCGTTAGCTGCTGGCATCAGCACATCATTATTTTCCTTTGAAGATTTTGAGTCTGGCATTTTAAAAATTCGTCCAGAAGCCCAACAGGGCGAAATAGTCTTATATCGCGGCTGGATGCTCACACCAGAACTATACGAACGTTTATCTTCTGCGCTGCACAGTAAAGGGGTCTTAGCATTCACAAGCCCTGTGCAATACAAGCTTTGCCATCACCTACCTGAATGGTATCCACACCTAACTGACTTAACTAGCGAAACCATAGTCCTAAAAAGTGACGCAAACTTTGAAGAAGAGCTGGCTCACCTAAAGTGGCCAGGGTATTTTATAAAAGACTATGTTAAGTCACTGAACACTGCTGGCGGCTCTTTGGTTGACACACCGAATCAAATCGGAGCAGTTGTTCAGCTAATGCAAAAATATCGTGGCCAAATCGAAGGCGGCGTTTGCGTCAGAAAACGTGAAAACTACATAGAAGGCACGGAGCGACGGTACTTTGTTCTGAACGGCAAACCCTACGCGGCAGCAGGTAATGTTCCGGAAATTGTTAATGTCTGCGCTCGAATAGTCAGGAGCCCATTCTTCTCGGTTGACGTTGTGTTGAGGTCAGACAATGTAATCCGAGTAGTTGAACTCGGTGACGGTCAAGTTTCAGACAGAAAGGAATGGGAGGCTGAGAGGTTCGCACAAATGCTGCGTGCTGCCGGCTAA
- a CDS encoding DUF6714 family protein, with protein MTNAPALLRRIHEEFGSIPFPTHRGLYAAMAMDDWISDETKLRKITLEKDYIGEWWDVPLEHLKDCLHYSLCYLDSSGVEFYLPAYMVALLRFPEQFDHPKCSSAWSVISHFRLNEDDDELREYSRGQFSRIDGGKKRVCREFLQHVAACPLYNIHASELAKEALENEFWAVDS; from the coding sequence ATGACCAACGCGCCCGCACTACTTCGACGAATACATGAGGAATTTGGCTCAATTCCATTTCCAACTCATCGCGGTCTGTATGCGGCGATGGCGATGGATGATTGGATTTCTGACGAAACAAAATTGAGGAAGATTACACTTGAGAAGGATTACATAGGTGAGTGGTGGGATGTTCCGCTGGAGCATCTGAAAGATTGCCTGCATTACTCGCTTTGCTACCTAGATTCGAGCGGCGTCGAGTTCTATCTGCCTGCGTACATGGTCGCTCTGCTTAGGTTTCCAGAGCAATTTGATCACCCAAAGTGTTCTAGTGCTTGGAGCGTGATATCCCACTTCAGGCTGAATGAAGACGATGATGAGCTTAGGGAGTACTCGCGAGGTCAGTTCTCTAGAATTGACGGTGGGAAGAAACGCGTGTGTCGTGAGTTTCTGCAACACGTTGCAGCATGCCCGCTCTACAATATCCACGCATCAGAACTTGCAAAGGAAGCCCTAGAGAATGAGTTTTGGGCGGTGGACAGCTAA
- a CDS encoding TonB C-terminal domain-containing protein, with the protein MYTRSFLIFLIALTISGCIPTHSHHAAAPQSAPEPQDCIDTNKEYSPAYIKMEPYEGYIDEVKEKLRRVGNLNAGHSNRIKSSKISIIQVRIDRHGLLKEAKVASPSCDPKANEQFIKIIRMAAPFSPFPNYSTIDESSFEVKMIFDPSK; encoded by the coding sequence ATGTACACCAGATCATTTCTAATATTCCTAATTGCCCTTACGATAAGCGGCTGTATTCCGACTCACTCACATCACGCAGCCGCACCTCAAAGCGCACCTGAACCTCAAGACTGCATTGACACAAACAAAGAATACAGTCCTGCATACATCAAAATGGAGCCTTATGAAGGCTACATCGATGAGGTTAAAGAGAAACTAAGAAGGGTCGGAAACCTTAATGCAGGCCATTCAAATAGAATCAAATCCAGTAAAATATCAATAATCCAAGTACGCATAGACAGGCACGGATTATTAAAAGAAGCGAAAGTCGCCTCACCATCCTGCGACCCAAAAGCCAATGAGCAATTTATAAAAATAATAAGAATGGCAGCTCCTTTCTCACCCTTTCCGAATTACTCAACAATCGATGAGTCTTCATTTGAGGTCAAAATGATATTCGATCCATCAAAATAA